The following coding sequences lie in one Lolium perenne isolate Kyuss_39 chromosome 2, Kyuss_2.0, whole genome shotgun sequence genomic window:
- the LOC139835883 gene encoding uncharacterized protein, translating into MAIFSSSLNCAELLIKAGADVNAGRPVTPLIIAASYGFTDCMKCLLDAGADANIPDEFGRTAAKIAATKGFKDCVKILSPLTSPGGNDVPLLNSNDGCALKEQGDAEFEENDGFALKIQGDAAFEENSYAGALALYTKIISVYKLLCLISDSCESEAMQIEPDDSTLYAKRSLCWVHMSEQDKALDDAYTYRTMKMDLSNSCYEQTAALILVKEYARACRALVSALKLDLRSDDLD; encoded by the exons ATGGCTATCTTCTCTTCTTCACTGAATTGCGCGGAGCTACTTATTAAG GCTGGTGCTGATGTCAATGCTGGTAGGCCTGTAACACCATTAATAATAGCTGCATCTTATGGCTTCACTGACTGCATGAAGTGTTTGTTGGATGCTGGCGCTGATGCAAATATTCCTGATGAA TTCGGTAGAACAGCAGCGAAAATTGCTGCAACGAAAGGATTTAAGGACTGCGTTAAGATTCTTTCCCCTCTTACATCCCCTGGAGGCAATGAT GTTCCTCTCCTCAATTCAAATGATGGATGTGCTTTGAAAGAGCAAGGGGATGCTGAATTCGAGGAAAATGATGGTTTTGCTTTGAAAATACAAGGGGATGCTGCATTTGAGGAAAATAGTTATGCTGGTGCGTTGGCTCTCTATACCAAG ATTATCTCCGTGTACAAACTGTTATGCCTTATATCCGATTCTTGTGAATCAGAG GCAATGCAGATTGAGCCTGATGATTCTACCTTGTATGCAAAGAGGAGCCTTTGCTGGGTGCATATGAGTGAACAAGACAAGGCTTTGGATGATGCTTATACCTACAGAACTATGAAGATGGATCTATCCAATTCCTGCTATGAGCAAACAGCGGCTCTGATACTGGTGAAG GAGTACGCTCGAGCATGTAGAGCACTCGTATCGGCATTAAAATTGGACTTGAGAAGCGACGATCTGGATTGA
- the LOC127336771 gene encoding uncharacterized protein produces the protein MQKTYVSMVTPRQRVRFGNRTLSKDEWSAVQTLNDATIGDIRSIKKLLRQLRKSGKGLEETLAGIKHLGGRSPLHNAAWGGRLETCRFLVEELCLNVNAHDDDGVTPLSYAIFGCGSASVVRYLLDRGAKPNKTNTDGFTALHFATMAGPQENSEAARLWAANTRDTCEIAELLLSRGAYVDPICEEGTPLLIAARNGNVRMLELLLRHQANPNTVVHLVYTPLSYAISASSVKCMELLIKAGADVNAGRPVTTPLIVAASYGFASCIKCLLEAGADTNIPDEFGRTAAEIASIKGCMDCVEILSPVTYPVAISAGTDDSLLNANDGCALKKRGAAAFEENDYADALALYTKAMEIDPDDSTLYAKRSLCWLHMSEEDKALDDAYTYRTMKMDLSNSCYEQTAALILVKEYARACRALVSALKLDLRSDDLD, from the exons ATGCAGAAGACCTACGTCTCCATGGTCACACCCCGGCAGCGGGTGCGGTTCGGGAACCGCACGCTCTCCAAGGATGAATGGTCGGCCGTGCAGACCCTCAACGACGCCACCATCGGCGACATCCGCTCCATAAAGA AACTCCTAAGGCAGCTGAGGAAGTCGGGGAAAGGCTTGGAGGAGACGCTGGCGGGGATCAAGCACCTCGGCGGCCGTAGCCCGCTCCACAATGCGGCGTGGGGCGGCAGGCTGGAGACGTGCAGGTTCCTGGTCGAGGAGCTCTGCCTCAACGTCAACGCGCATGACGACGATG GTGTGACGCCTCTATCATATGCAATATTTGGTTGTGGATCTGCATCAGTTGTAAGGTATCTTCTTGATCGTGGTGCTAAACCAAACAAAACAAACACAGATGGGTTTACCGCACTGCATTTTGCTACAATGGCAG GCCCACAAGAAAACTCAGAGGCAGCCAGGTTATGGGCAGCTAACACCCGAG ATACCTGTGAAATAGCAGAGTTATTATTGTCCAGGGGAGCTTATGTTGACCCTATATGCGAAGAAGGAACACCATTACTCATTGCTGCTCGAAACGGAAATGTGAGAATGTTGGAATTGTTGTTGAGGCATCAGGCAAAT CCTAACACAGTTGTGCATTTAGTCTATACACCACTTTCATATGCTATCTCCGCTTCTTCAGTGAAATGCATGGAACTACTTATTAAG GCTGGTGCTGATGTCAATGCTGGTAGGCCTGTAACAACGCCATTAATAGTAGCTGCGTCCTATGGCTTCGCTAGCTGCATCAAGTGTTTGTTGGAAGCTGGCGCTGATACAAATATTCCTGATGAA tttggcagaacagcagcagagaTTGCTTCAATCAAAGGATGCATGGACTGCGTTGAGATTCTTTCCCCTGTCACATACCCTGTAGCTATATCTGCAGGCACCGAT GATTCTCTCCTCAATGCAAATGATGGATGTGCCTTGAAAAAGCGAGGGGCTGCTGCATTTGAGGAAAATGATTATGCTGATGCGTTGGCTCTCTATACCAAG GCAATGGAGATTGACCCTGATGATTCAACCTTGTATGCAAAGAGAAGCCTTTGCTGGCTGCATATGAGTGAAGAAGACAAGGCTTTGGATGATGCCTATACCTACAGAACTATGAAGATGGATCTATCAAATTCCTGCTATGAGCAAACAGCAGCTCTGATACTAGTGAAG GAGTATGCCCGAGCATGTAGAGCACTCGTATCGGCATTAAAATTGGACTTGAGAAGCGACGATCTGGATTGA
- the LOC127336770 gene encoding uncharacterized protein: MEVIFSAAMGELASRSMSFLVDRYLRQKVAPTEEERLHSLQRLLLRLHIIIEEADGRLITNQAMLHQLSILKKEMYRGYYTLDVFSCRTHGEDRTKDHQVNNSFALSVFNPAKRVRFCSGNSEDAAQAELLEHVLGSIRNTIEDVSEFVMFLCRCPRLHRQPYNMYLLLDKCMFGRQMEMEHIMNFLLQAERAPSAAENPSVLPIIGPMRVGKSTLIEHACNDERVRNHFSQILCFSGDDLKDASLETLRDGGRIKHQNCGMGNGRTLIIIELVLDIDESVWKRLYSAAKSCIVSGSKIIVASRSDKIASFGTTQPIRLHFFTEEAYWYFFKVRTFGSTRVEDHPKLAAMAMEMARLMDRCFMGAAIFSGLLKANFSPRFWSMALATLRNIKQKNILLYGERFSVNWEFEEPVYLRRANKTSSECYVTHADYQTCSPEAEPEGPEMMSVQDLYFGRVRPRGNFKVRAWTSHLPPHYSYMLHCGIQALPEE; encoded by the coding sequence ATGGAGGTAATATTTTCTGCTGCTATGGGTGAGCTTGCCAGTAGATCCATGTCTTTCCTCGTGGACAGATACCTGAGGCAGAAGGTAGCGCCAACCGAGGAGGAGCGGCTCCACAGCCTGCAACGACTGCTACTGCGGCTTCACATCATCATCGAGGAGGCAGATGGTCGGCTCATCACAAACCAGGCCATGTTGCACCAGCTCAGCATATTGAAAAAGGAGATGTACAGGGGATATTACACCCTCGACGTATTCAGTTGCCGAACCCATGGAGAAGACAGGACAAAGGATCATCAAGTCAATAATTCCTTTGCGCTCTCTGTGTTCAACCCTGCCAAGCGTGTACGTTTCTGCAGTGGCAACAGTGAAGATGCAGCGCAGGCTGAGCTGCTGGAGCACGTTCTTGGCAGCATAAGAAATACCATTGAAGATGTAAGTGAGTTTGTAATGTTTCTATGCAGATGCCCACGTTTGCACCGTCAACCATACAACATGTATCTGCTGCTGGACAAGTGCATGTTTGGACGCCAGATGGAGATGGAACATATCATGAACTTCCTGTTGCAAGCGGAAAGGGCTCCCAGTGCCGCTGAAAATCCATCCGTCCTGCCGATCATCGGTCCCATGAGAGTTGGAAAGAGCACCCTTATCGAGCATGCTTGCAACGATGAAAGGGTGCGCAACCATTTCTCCCAGATTTTGTGTTTCAGTGGCGATGACCTTAAAGATGCAAGTTTAGAGACCCTAAGAGATGGAGGTAGAATCAAGCATCAAAACTGTGGTATGGGGAATGGAAGGACACTGATCATCATTGAGCTAGTTCTGGATATTGACGAGTCTGTATGGAAAAGGTTGTATTCAGCCGCGAAAAGCTGCATCGTGAGTGGCAGTAAGATCATAGTCGCGAGCCGATCCGACAAGATCGCAAGTTTTGGAACCACACAGCCCATCAGATTACACTTCTTTACAGAAGAAGCATACTGGTACTTCTTCAAGGTGCGTACTTTTGGGAGCACGAGGGTGGAGGACCACCCGAAGCTTGCAGCCATGGCCATGGAGATGGCCAGGCTGATGGATAGGTGCTTCATGGGTGCAGCCATCTTCAGTGGATTACTGAAAGCAAACTTTAGCCCCCGTTTCTGGAGCATGGCCCTTGCAACCCTCAGGAATATCAAGCAGAAGAACATCTTGTTGTATGGCGAACGTTTTTCTGTTAATTGGGAGTTTGAGGAGCCGGTATATCTTAGGAGAGCAAATAAAACTTCTTCTGAATGTTATGTAACTCACGCTGATTACCAAACATGTTCTCCTGAAGCTGAACCTGAAGGTCCAGAGATGATGAGCGTGCAAGACCTTTACTTTGGAAGGGTTAGACCTCGAGGAAATTTCAAGGTCCGTGCATGGACATCTCACCTGCCGCCTCACTACAGTTACATGTTGCACTGTGGGATACAAGCGCTTCCAGAAGAGTAG
- the LOC127336769 gene encoding uncharacterized protein gives MSPSPSPSLLLASTTRSSRSPAPPPQPRCSAPPLVSFPAARTRLVGLRLARAAGPNGANGAASASPGDGGAGNGLPKNRRDILLEYVRSVQPEFMELFVKRAPTQVVDAMRHTVTNMVGTLPPQFFAVTVTTVAENLAQLMYSVLMTGYMFRNAQYRLELQQSLEQIALPEPKEEKGSEDYAPGTQKKVSGEVIRWNKATGPEKIDAVKYIELLEAEIDELSRQVARKSSQGSNEILEYLKTLEPQNLKELASSAGEDVVFAMNAFIKRLLAVSDPKQMKTAVTETSGSQLANLLFWLMIVGYSMRNIEVRFDMERVLGAAPKIGGELPPPPSGDGTPTQ, from the exons atgtcgccgtcgccgtcgccgtccctCCTGCTTGCCTCCACTACCAGGTCCTCCCGCTCGCCGGCGCCTCCTCCCCAGCCGCGCTGCTCCGCGCCCCCGCTCGTCTCCTTCCCCGCGGCCCGCACCCGCCTCGTCGGCCTCCGCCTCGCGCGCGCGGCCGGCCCTAACGGCGCCAACGGCGCCGCCTCTGCCTCTCCCGGGGATGGCGGCGCCGGCAACGGTCTG CCCAAGAACCGGAGGGATATTCTCCTGGAATACGTACGAAGTGTCCAGCCAGAGTTTATGGAGCTCTTTGTGAAAAGAGCCCCAACACAG GTTGTCGATGCCATGCGCCATACGGTGACTAATATGGTTGGGACTCTTCCGCCTCAGTTTTTTGCTGTAACTGTCACAACG GTTGCTGAAAATCTGGCTCAGCTTATGTACAGTGTTTTGATGACTGGATACATGTTCAGGAATGCGCAGTACCGTCTGGAGTTGCAACAGAGTTTGGAGCAGATTGCTCTTCCTGAACCGAAAGAAGAAAAG GGTTCAGAAGATTACGCTCCTGGAACCCAGAAAAAGGTAAGCGGGGAAGTGATCCGATGGAACAAGGCGACAGGACCAGAAAAAATCGATGCTGTGAAATATATTGAGTTGCTCGAAGCGGAAATCGATGAACTGAGCCGTCAAGTCGCTAGGAAATCGTCTCAAGGGAGCAATGAAATCTTGGAATATCTAAAAACTCTAGAACCACAGAATTTGAAG GAACTTGCGAGCAGTGCGGGCGAGGACGTCGTATTTGCCATGAACGCGTTCATAAAGCGTCTTTTGGCTGTCTCAGACCCCAAGCAGATGAAG ACAGCGGTCACGGAGACGAGCGGCAGCCAGCTGGCGAACCTGCTGTTCTGGCTGATGATTGTCGGGTACAGCATGCGCAACATCGAGGTCCGGTTCGACATGGAGAGGGTGCTGGGCGCTGCCCCGAAGATCGGCGGTGAGCTGCCACCTCCACCCAGTGGAGACGGCACACCAACTCAATAG
- the LOC127336768 gene encoding stem-specific protein TSJT1-like, with the protein MLAIFQKQVAHAPQELNSPRSGAAKPKNPDQILRDFHAAHPEDAFSTSFGGGAALACVAAQPRSLSGYQRMFCGLDDIYCVFMGTLNNLSSLMRQYGLTGRSTNEALLVIEAYRTLRDRGPYPADQVVKDLSGSFAFVVFDSRRSGAVFAARSTDGGVPLHWGVAADGSVVICDDRAAVKAGCGKSHAPFPAGCMFHSEGGLKSFEHPMNRIKAMPRVDSEGVMCGANFRVDAFTKINSMPRVGSATNWAATWDDAAI; encoded by the exons ATGTTGGCCATCTTCCAGAAGCAAGTGGCGCACGCGCCCCAGGAGCTCAACAGCCCCCGGAGCGGCGCCGCCAAGCCCAAGAACCCCGACCAGATCCTGCGCGACTTCCACGCAGCACACCCCGAAGACGCATTCTCCACATCCttcggcggcggcgccgccctcgCCTGCGTCGCCGCGCAGCCACGCTCCCTCTCCGGCTACCAGAG GATGTTCTGCGGGCTGGACGACATCTACTGCGTCTTCATGGGCACCCTGAACAACCTGAGCAGCCTGATGCGGCAGTACGGCCTGACGGGCCGCTCCACGAACGAGGCGCTCCTGGTCATCGAGGCCTACCGCACCCTCCGCGACCGGGGCCCCTACCCGGCCGACCAGGTCGTCAAGGACCTCTCCGGCTCCTTCGCCTTCGTCGTCTTCGACAGCCGCAGGTCCGGCGCCGTCTTCGCCGCGCGGAGCACCGACGGCGGCGTGCCGCTCCACTGGGGCGTGGCCGCCGACGGCTCCGTGGTCATCTGCGACGACCGCGCCGCCGTCAAGGCCGGCTGCGGGAAGTCGCACGCGCCGTTCCCGGCCGGGTGCATGTTCCACAGCGAGGGCGGGCTCAAGAGCTTCGAGCACCCCATGAACCGGATCAAGGCCATGCCCCGCGTCGACAGCGAGGGCGTAATGTGCGGCGCCAACTTCAGGGTCGACGCCTTCACCAAGATCAACTCCATGCCGCGGGTCGGGAGCGCCACCaactgggccgccacatgggacgACGCCGCAATCTGA